AATCGCCGGAATATGCGTCTTCCCAGCCTTTTGAGAAGCACGAAAACGCCGCTCGCCCACTACGATGTGATAACCACGTACTGTTTTCCGCAGAATAATCGGCTGCAAGACCCCATGCTCACGAATAGACGCAGCCAAGTCCTCTAATTTAGCAGCTTCAAAATGCTTGCGCGGCTGATACGGATTAGGTCGAATCTGATCCAAACTTACCTCTTCAACTTGTGCTTGCGAATCATGCATTTCATCAGACACATCGCAGCCCACCTTTCACATTGATACTCCTCTCCTATTGTATGAAAAATACCGTTCGCAATAAAGCAATTTTTCTTTTTCACTTGGAAAAGAAAGCTTTGGAGAGAAGAATCGAAATAAAAAATTCAAAAAATTTTGATTCCTTCAATCCCTTGAAGCTGTAGGGTTTGAGTTATGTTGCAAAATTTCTTTAACAAATAATTCTGAAAATTCTGTTGACAAATCTATATAGAGCAATATACAATGTGGTCATCAACAAAAAACAAAACATTTTACACAAAGAAAGACAATTGAATACCGTTCCTAAACACGATAATAAGGAAAGTAGAACTTACACTGCTGACACAGAGAGCCTCCAATTGCTGAAAGGAGGCGCAGAAAGAAAGTTTGAAAATGGCCTTGGAGTGGTGGTGTCGATATGAGGCATCAACGGGGGCGCCCGTTACAGCGCTACAGTATTAACATTTTTGCACAATGGCGTACTGGATAACGAAACGTTATTTTCAATAATAGCGGGCCTTCATTCAGTATCAGAGCCATCAACAGATTTAGCGTACTGGAAGAGGTTGCTTTAGCAATAAAGCAGCGAATTAAGGTGGTACCGCGAAGCTCAAGCTTTCGTCCTTTACATCCGATTCAGTTCGGGTTTAAAGGACGGAAGCTTTTTTTCGTGGTCAGCTTTCCTCCTTAGTTCCAGAACTTCCGCAGCCAAAAGCAATCTCAATAACTAAAGGAGTGTTTATTCTATGTCACTATCATCAGAAACAAATTTAATCAAGCACCACCAATTCCCGCATATCTTAGCAGCCAATCCGCCATTATACGATTCATCAACTTTTCCGACAGAATTAATCGGTTCAGAAGTTGCTTACGATTACGCCAGATCAGGTCATCCGAATCGTGAAGTATTAGAAGAAAAGGTTGCAGCGCTTGAAGGTGCAGATTACGGCATCGCCTACAATTCAGGCATTGGCGCAATTTCAGCAGTTTTCTTTTTACTCGAAAGCGGAGATCATCTCATTATTCCAAATGATGTTTACGGCGGTACTTATCGCTTATGTACACAATTCTTGCCAGGATTGAATATCGAAGTAACTACAGTCGATACTACTAATCCTGCAGAAGTAGAGAAAGCGATTAAAGATAATACGAAATTAATCCATATTGAAACACCATCTAATCCATTATTTAAAGTGACAGACATCCAAGCAATCGCAGATGTAGCGAAAGCGCACAACTTGCTGCTTTCAGTAGACAACACTTTCTTAACACCATTATCACAGAAACCTTTAGAATTAGGCGCTGATATTGTCAGTCACAGTGCTACTAAATTCTTAAGCGGTCATAGCGATTTAATCGCAGGTATCGTGGTAACGAACAATGCGGAAGTCGCAGAACAATTAAGATTTATTCAAAATACGTTAGGCAGCGGATTATCAGCACAAGATAGCTGGACGCTGACAAAACATCTTAAAACATTGCATGTACGTTGGAATCAATCCGTACACAATACTCAAAAAATTGTTGAATTCTTAAAATCTCGTCCAGAAATTACTGAAGTTTATTACCCAGGAAATGATGAAATCAATCAAAAACAAGCTGAAAATGGCGGCGCTGTTTTAAGTTTCCGTTTAAGCGATCCTAACAAAGTGCCCGAATTCGCAAAGGCTCTGAAAATACCTCAAATTGCAGTCAGCTTAGGCGGTATTCAAACAATTGTTTCTCATCCAGCTACAATGTCTCACGCTTCAGTTCCTGAAGATGTACGCAATGAACGAGGCATTACTTTCGATTTATTAAGATTAAGTGTTGGATTAGAAGACCCTGACGAATTGATTGCAGATTTTGAAGCAGCATTGGAGGAAGCATACTATGAACCGATTTCTACAAACTTTGAAAGAGAACGTCTTAGTAGCTGACGGTGCAATAGGAACGATTCTTTACTCCGAAGGGATCGATACTTGTCCCGAAGCTTATAACCTGACACACCCGCATAAAATCGAACGGATTCATCGTTCATACATTCAAGCAGGCGCAGATGTCATCCAAACCAATACGTATGGTGCTAATTTTGAGAAACTCCAAACATTCGGCTTGGAACATCGAGTGAAAGATATCACTCGTGCTGGCGTCAGAATTGCGAAGAAAGCCGCTGACGAAGATACTTTCATTCTAGGTACTGTAGGTGGATTTAAAGGTGTGCAGCAAAATGAATTATCTTTATCTACCATTCTTTATCACACAGATATCCAAATCGAAACTTTAATCGATGAAGGGGTAGATGCCCTGCTATTTGAAACCTATTATGATTTAAATGAACTCTTGCAAGTCATCAGGGCGACCAAGAAAAAGTACGATATCCCAGTTATCGCACAACTTACCGCTTCCAACACGAATTACTTACAAGACGGCACTGAAATTAATGAAGCCTTGAAACAAGTAGAAGCGGAAGGCGCAGATGTAATCGGATTGAATTGTCATCATGGTCCACATCATATGCAGCAATCCTTTACCCATATCGAACTTCCGCAACATGCCTTATTATCGTGCTATCCGAATGCAAGTTTGCTAGACTTTGAAAATTCGTCAATCAAATATAGCGACAACGCTACTTATTTCGGTAAAGTTGCAAAGTCACTCGTCAAAGAAGGCGTGCACTTGATCGGCGGTTGTTGCGGTACTACACCTGAACATATTCATTACATTAAAGAAGCGGTAGAAGGATTAAAACCGATTAATGAGAAGAAAGTGATTCCTATCAGACGCAAGAGCAATCACCCTTCCATTCCGGTTCAAAAAGACAACCTGACAACGAAAGTGAAAGCAGGTCCTACCGTCATTGTAGAACTTGATACACCGAAACATTTAGATACTACGAAATTCTTTGCTAATGTGACGAAACTTGATAAAGCGAAAGTGGATGCGATTACCTTAGCCGACAACTCATTAGCAACAGTACGGGTCAGCAATATTGCTGCAGCCAGCATTATTAAACAAAACTATAATATTGAACCTTTAGTACACATCACTTGCCGAGACAGAAACTTAATTGGGCTGCAATCCCACTTATTAGGTTTATCACTGTTAGG
Above is a genomic segment from Staphylococcus piscifermentans containing:
- a CDS encoding bifunctional homocysteine S-methyltransferase/methylenetetrahydrofolate reductase, with translation MNRFLQTLKENVLVADGAIGTILYSEGIDTCPEAYNLTHPHKIERIHRSYIQAGADVIQTNTYGANFEKLQTFGLEHRVKDITRAGVRIAKKAADEDTFILGTVGGFKGVQQNELSLSTILYHTDIQIETLIDEGVDALLFETYYDLNELLQVIRATKKKYDIPVIAQLTASNTNYLQDGTEINEALKQVEAEGADVIGLNCHHGPHHMQQSFTHIELPQHALLSCYPNASLLDFENSSIKYSDNATYFGKVAKSLVKEGVHLIGGCCGTTPEHIHYIKEAVEGLKPINEKKVIPIRRKSNHPSIPVQKDNLTTKVKAGPTVIVELDTPKHLDTTKFFANVTKLDKAKVDAITLADNSLATVRVSNIAAASIIKQNYNIEPLVHITCRDRNLIGLQSHLLGLSLLGINEILAITGDPSKVGHLPGATNVYDVNSKGLTELAVRFNQGLNIDGGALKTTTNFNIAGAFNPNVRKMEAAVRRLDKKVDSGMNYFITQPVYTVERIQEIAEKTAHLDAPFFIGIMPITSYRNAQFLHNEVPGITLPEEILEQFEAVQHDKQKTKELSLKICRELVDEVTKHFNGLYLITPFEQVDYSLELATYFKSKTESNQEAII
- a CDS encoding trans-sulfuration enzyme family protein, whose protein sequence is MSLSSETNLIKHHQFPHILAANPPLYDSSTFPTELIGSEVAYDYARSGHPNREVLEEKVAALEGADYGIAYNSGIGAISAVFFLLESGDHLIIPNDVYGGTYRLCTQFLPGLNIEVTTVDTTNPAEVEKAIKDNTKLIHIETPSNPLFKVTDIQAIADVAKAHNLLLSVDNTFLTPLSQKPLELGADIVSHSATKFLSGHSDLIAGIVVTNNAEVAEQLRFIQNTLGSGLSAQDSWTLTKHLKTLHVRWNQSVHNTQKIVEFLKSRPEITEVYYPGNDEINQKQAENGGAVLSFRLSDPNKVPEFAKALKIPQIAVSLGGIQTIVSHPATMSHASVPEDVRNERGITFDLLRLSVGLEDPDELIADFEAALEEAYYEPISTNFERERLSS